In Arthrobacter sp. CDRTa11, one DNA window encodes the following:
- a CDS encoding acyl-CoA dehydrogenase family protein — protein MNSTSTTAGPGLGAAQHAPAGPGASERLYEISDFYDAEALLTSDERQVLARLRNFLDEQAKPLLAEYWERGEFPEQLAQPLIDLDIMEPADLTGAEGAERTPVRGMYHGFRVFELARTDASLATWYTAQAGLFRTAIRVGATEAQQREWMPKVIDFSLKGVFALTEPEHGSDIAGGLATTARFEADADGGSWVIDGAKRWIGGASTADVLAVFARDVADGQVKAFLVDRTAPGVTLEKIYRKTALRLMQNAHITLDGVRVPESMRLQNVNSFKDVAAMLRAMRSDVAWIATGMQAGAFEAALAYVKERRQFGRPIGSFQLVQEKLARMAGNITASLSLVVRLTEQQARSIYRDQDSALAKMQTSLLMRETVALAREVVGGNGITLDTDVARFHADAEAVYSYEGTHEINALIIGRALTGESAFTR, from the coding sequence ATGAACAGCACCAGTACGACGGCGGGACCCGGTTTGGGTGCCGCACAACACGCGCCAGCGGGACCGGGGGCGTCCGAACGGCTGTATGAGATCTCGGATTTCTATGACGCTGAGGCTCTGCTCACCTCTGACGAACGCCAGGTTTTGGCGCGGCTCCGGAATTTCCTTGACGAACAGGCCAAGCCGCTGCTGGCCGAGTACTGGGAGCGGGGGGAGTTCCCAGAGCAGCTGGCGCAGCCGTTGATCGATCTTGACATCATGGAGCCCGCGGACCTGACCGGCGCCGAAGGTGCAGAACGAACCCCGGTGCGGGGGATGTACCATGGCTTCCGGGTCTTTGAGCTTGCCCGAACGGACGCTTCGTTGGCCACTTGGTACACCGCGCAGGCCGGACTCTTCCGGACCGCCATCCGCGTTGGTGCCACTGAGGCGCAGCAGCGCGAGTGGATGCCCAAGGTCATCGACTTCTCCCTCAAGGGCGTCTTCGCCCTGACCGAACCTGAGCACGGTTCGGACATCGCCGGAGGACTCGCCACCACCGCGCGTTTCGAGGCAGACGCCGACGGCGGAAGCTGGGTCATTGACGGCGCCAAGCGCTGGATCGGTGGTGCGTCCACCGCCGACGTGCTCGCGGTGTTCGCCCGCGACGTCGCAGATGGCCAGGTCAAGGCCTTCCTCGTCGACCGGACCGCGCCAGGCGTGACCTTGGAGAAGATCTACCGTAAGACCGCGCTGCGATTGATGCAGAACGCACACATCACCCTGGATGGTGTTCGGGTTCCGGAGTCCATGCGGCTGCAGAACGTGAACTCGTTCAAGGACGTCGCCGCGATGTTGAGGGCGATGCGTTCAGATGTTGCCTGGATCGCGACCGGAATGCAGGCCGGCGCGTTCGAGGCCGCCCTGGCCTACGTCAAGGAACGCCGCCAGTTCGGCAGGCCCATAGGTTCCTTCCAACTGGTCCAGGAGAAACTGGCCCGGATGGCAGGAAACATCACCGCCAGCCTGTCTTTGGTGGTCCGCCTGACGGAGCAGCAGGCCAGGAGCATCTACCGGGACCAGGACTCTGCCCTGGCCAAGATGCAAACCAGCTTGCTGATGCGCGAAACCGTGGCGCTGGCCCGTGAAGTGGTGGGCGGCAACGGCATTACCCTGGACACCGACGTAGCCCGCTTCCACGCTGACGCCGAGGCCGTCTACTCCTACGAGGGCACCCACGAAATCAATGCACTCATCATCGGCCGCGCCCTGACGGGCGAGAGTGCCTTTACCCGTTGA
- a CDS encoding BCCT family transporter produces the protein MAINSDIKPPKKPPVSESNAESQRIGELASDDGVEAVLLIPADGAASTLPDSEEYDQILEELRSAKTEHAVSARRNTKLTLDKVTFGITGVIAVAFVIWGFVGRDSLSASSTGALNWVMEYTGWLFMVLASLFVVFVLWLALGKFGNIPLGKDGEKPEFRTISWVAMMFAAGMGIGLMFYGVAEPLYHYISPPPGTVDGSTPAAIQTAMATSIFHWTLHPWAMYAVVGIAMAYGTYRLGRKQLISAAFTSLFGIRVVEGPVGKFINILAIFATLFGTAASLGLGALQIGSGMTSNGWMGEIGTPVLVAIVAVLTTCFVASAVSGISRGIQWLSNINMVLAVVLALIVFVAGPTLFILNLIPAAVGDYARDLAEMSSRTEAVGDEALRSWMSGWTIFYWAWWVSWTPFVGMFIARISRGRTIRQFVTGVLLVPSVVSVIWFGIFGGTAFHVQQEADKAGTPGLVTMVDGAPTVSFDGALFDLVKNLGMPAWAVGAVIVLAMVLVGIFFITGADAASIVMGSLSSNGAEEPRRGVVIFWGTLTGAVAAVMLLAGGDVPSEALSGLQRITIVAALPFVIVMLLLCFALVKDLRRDPLALRQRLATNVMERAIRTGVEQHGLVQFDLVTRHECAEKCSESDCIGGTPTGSVPTVGAKHADRDSN, from the coding sequence ATGGCTATAAACAGTGACATCAAACCCCCCAAGAAACCTCCCGTCAGCGAAAGCAATGCGGAGAGCCAAAGAATCGGGGAGCTGGCTTCAGACGATGGGGTCGAAGCAGTTCTCCTCATTCCTGCGGACGGAGCTGCCAGCACTTTGCCGGATTCAGAAGAATACGACCAGATCCTCGAAGAGCTGCGCTCCGCCAAAACCGAGCACGCCGTTTCGGCACGCCGGAATACCAAACTGACCCTCGATAAGGTCACCTTCGGGATCACGGGAGTCATCGCCGTTGCCTTCGTGATTTGGGGATTCGTCGGCCGGGACAGCCTCTCCGCGTCCTCGACCGGTGCCCTGAACTGGGTGATGGAATACACAGGATGGCTGTTTATGGTCCTGGCGTCCCTGTTCGTGGTGTTCGTCCTGTGGCTTGCCCTGGGCAAGTTCGGCAACATCCCGCTGGGCAAGGACGGCGAGAAGCCTGAATTCCGCACCATCTCCTGGGTGGCGATGATGTTCGCTGCAGGCATGGGCATCGGGCTTATGTTCTACGGCGTTGCCGAACCGCTCTACCACTACATTTCGCCGCCGCCGGGAACAGTTGACGGCAGCACTCCGGCTGCCATCCAGACCGCCATGGCCACCTCAATCTTCCACTGGACGCTGCACCCCTGGGCCATGTACGCCGTGGTGGGCATCGCCATGGCCTACGGAACCTACCGCTTGGGCCGCAAACAGCTGATCTCCGCCGCGTTTACCTCCCTGTTTGGCATCCGCGTAGTTGAAGGTCCGGTCGGCAAATTTATCAACATCCTTGCCATTTTCGCGACGCTTTTCGGCACAGCGGCATCGCTGGGCCTTGGCGCCCTGCAAATCGGCAGCGGCATGACGTCCAACGGCTGGATGGGAGAAATCGGCACCCCGGTGCTCGTGGCCATCGTGGCCGTCCTGACAACCTGTTTCGTCGCCTCCGCAGTTTCCGGCATCAGCCGCGGAATCCAGTGGCTCTCCAACATCAACATGGTCCTGGCCGTGGTCCTGGCCCTGATCGTCTTCGTTGCAGGACCCACCCTGTTCATTCTCAACCTGATCCCCGCAGCTGTTGGCGACTACGCCAGGGACCTGGCGGAAATGTCTTCCCGCACCGAAGCAGTCGGCGACGAGGCGCTGCGCAGCTGGATGTCTGGCTGGACCATCTTCTACTGGGCCTGGTGGGTGTCCTGGACGCCCTTCGTGGGCATGTTCATTGCCCGCATCAGCCGCGGACGCACCATCCGCCAGTTTGTCACCGGCGTACTGCTGGTGCCCAGCGTCGTCAGTGTGATCTGGTTCGGCATCTTCGGCGGCACCGCCTTCCATGTGCAGCAGGAAGCCGACAAGGCTGGCACCCCCGGCCTGGTAACCATGGTCGACGGCGCCCCGACCGTTAGCTTCGACGGAGCCCTTTTCGATCTGGTCAAGAACCTGGGAATGCCCGCCTGGGCAGTCGGCGCAGTCATCGTCCTGGCGATGGTCCTGGTGGGAATCTTCTTTATCACCGGCGCAGACGCGGCCTCCATCGTGATGGGATCACTCAGCTCCAATGGCGCCGAGGAACCCCGCCGGGGAGTGGTCATCTTCTGGGGCACCCTCACCGGGGCCGTAGCCGCCGTTATGCTCTTGGCGGGCGGAGACGTACCCTCCGAAGCCCTGTCCGGGCTCCAACGCATCACCATCGTCGCTGCCCTTCCGTTCGTGATCGTGATGCTGCTGCTCTGCTTCGCCCTCGTCAAGGACCTCCGCCGCGACCCGCTGGCACTGCGGCAGCGTCTGGCCACCAACGTCATGGAACGTGCAATCCGTACCGGCGTGGAGCAACACGGCCTTGTCCAGTTCGACCTCGTAACAAGGCACGAGTGCGCGGAAAAGTGCTCGGAATCGGACTGCATTGGCGGGACTCCCACCGGAAGCGTTCCGACCGTCGGTGCCAAGCATGCGGACCGGGACAGTAACTAG
- a CDS encoding IclR family transcriptional regulator — MASNDPDVPKGANGQAGGVQSVDRALQILDILSRDGHAGVSDIAEEMGVHKSTVFRLLESLVGPEMVQQNTGRGKYQLGFGILRLAASIPARLSLVREARPILEDLAQQSKETVNLAVLRSGYAVNVDQALGPSSLATHDWVGGLTPLHATSSGKVFLAALPADERRRILDEVGLSARTPRTITDRDVLEKQLLDVARNGYAETSEELEIGLNAIAVPVFNHVGAVIGSVSISGPAFRFDTAKLPGLITSLREAGLQISAKMGYTQR; from the coding sequence ATGGCCTCAAATGACCCTGACGTCCCAAAGGGTGCCAATGGGCAGGCCGGGGGTGTGCAGTCCGTCGACCGTGCCCTCCAGATCCTCGATATCCTCTCCCGGGACGGACACGCGGGCGTCAGCGACATCGCGGAGGAAATGGGCGTCCACAAGTCCACCGTCTTTCGGCTGCTCGAATCACTGGTTGGCCCTGAGATGGTCCAGCAGAACACCGGACGCGGCAAGTATCAGCTTGGCTTCGGCATCCTCCGCCTCGCCGCCTCCATCCCGGCGCGCCTCAGCCTGGTGCGGGAGGCCAGGCCAATCCTGGAAGACCTGGCGCAGCAGAGCAAGGAAACGGTTAACCTGGCAGTCCTGCGATCAGGCTATGCCGTCAACGTCGACCAGGCCCTGGGACCCTCCAGCCTCGCCACACACGACTGGGTAGGTGGACTGACCCCACTCCATGCCACGTCCAGTGGCAAGGTTTTTTTGGCCGCACTGCCGGCTGATGAGCGTCGGCGGATCCTGGATGAGGTCGGGCTGTCCGCCCGGACGCCGCGCACCATCACGGACCGGGATGTCCTGGAAAAGCAGCTGCTCGATGTGGCCCGCAACGGATATGCGGAGACAAGCGAGGAACTCGAGATCGGCCTGAATGCGATCGCCGTTCCCGTGTTTAACCACGTGGGCGCGGTCATCGGATCAGTAAGCATTTCGGGACCTGCGTTCCGCTTCGACACCGCAAAACTGCCGGGGCTCATCACGTCCCTCCGCGAGGCGGGACTGCAGATCAGCGCGAAAATGGGCTACACACAAAGGTAA
- a CDS encoding endonuclease/exonuclease/phosphatase family protein encodes MTRDEDIPPHFYGELIETTARFVAWNVWGLYGPWQEREAAIITTLANARPDVVVLAESWARAEDSQCARLAGPLGLPHYAFSGVPAQEDASALSGVAVMSRWPITSQASISFGGLRAQHAKLSGPRGPIQVCGVVMDAWWLDQSQQRQEAVRGLLTDLHESQDDRTPLVVCGDFNADPDSDEMRMMTGRAAAPVPGMAFYDAWEVAGPGGQGFTWSNSNPWATQLLWPDRRIDYIFTATPRRGGAGHPLSAALLGTGPAHGTYASDHFAVQADVRY; translated from the coding sequence GTGACCCGCGACGAGGACATCCCTCCGCACTTCTACGGCGAGCTGATCGAGACGACGGCCCGGTTTGTCGCGTGGAATGTCTGGGGGCTGTACGGTCCATGGCAGGAGCGTGAGGCCGCAATCATCACCACCTTGGCAAACGCCCGCCCTGACGTCGTAGTTCTGGCCGAGTCGTGGGCACGGGCCGAAGACAGCCAGTGCGCGAGGCTGGCCGGCCCGCTCGGGTTGCCGCACTATGCCTTCAGCGGCGTGCCGGCGCAGGAAGACGCCTCCGCGCTGTCCGGCGTCGCGGTGATGTCGCGGTGGCCCATCACCTCCCAAGCCAGCATTTCGTTCGGTGGCCTGCGTGCGCAGCACGCCAAACTGTCCGGGCCGCGCGGGCCGATCCAGGTGTGTGGCGTGGTGATGGACGCCTGGTGGCTCGATCAAAGCCAGCAACGCCAGGAAGCAGTGAGGGGTTTGCTCACCGACCTGCACGAGTCCCAGGACGATCGAACCCCGCTGGTCGTCTGCGGAGATTTCAACGCCGATCCGGACAGTGACGAAATGCGCATGATGACGGGCCGGGCAGCGGCGCCCGTCCCCGGTATGGCCTTCTACGACGCATGGGAAGTGGCCGGCCCAGGTGGCCAAGGCTTTACCTGGTCCAACAGCAACCCCTGGGCCACCCAACTGCTCTGGCCGGACCGCCGGATCGACTACATCTTCACGGCCACACCACGGCGCGGCGGAGCCGGCCATCCGCTCTCCGCGGCGCTGCTTGGCACCGGCCCGGCGCACGGCACGTACGCGTCGGACCACTTCGCGGTACAGGCCGACGTCCGCTATTAA
- a CDS encoding PIG-L deacetylase family protein, whose product MDEPHSLAVVVAHPDDDAYGCAGSIALHENDPGFRFCLVLATDGGAGQIADGVPTTPQELGAWRRRESISAWQAHGTIPDRHEWLDYQDGHVAEVGFEELVGRILAILLQERPQVVVTFGPDGITGHRDHIAVGRATDEAFARAREVPGPGLKRLVHGALRASTFERWNQRRQQLGLEPWDPAREYHLRPVPDEWIDIEVDTSQVAHRTVAGLMEHKSQRHVIVDPGVTERRWARIVSRESSVMVWPARQPGSPLLTDLFEGL is encoded by the coding sequence ATGGACGAACCACATTCACTGGCCGTTGTGGTTGCGCATCCGGATGATGACGCGTACGGCTGCGCGGGCTCGATCGCCCTGCATGAGAACGACCCCGGGTTCCGGTTCTGCCTGGTGCTGGCGACCGACGGAGGGGCCGGGCAGATCGCGGACGGCGTCCCCACCACGCCTCAGGAGCTGGGTGCCTGGCGGCGAAGGGAAAGTATCAGCGCATGGCAGGCCCACGGCACCATTCCGGACCGGCACGAGTGGCTGGACTACCAGGACGGTCACGTCGCCGAAGTGGGCTTCGAGGAGCTGGTCGGGAGGATTCTGGCCATCCTGCTCCAGGAACGCCCGCAGGTAGTGGTGACGTTCGGGCCGGACGGAATTACAGGGCACCGGGACCACATTGCGGTGGGCAGGGCCACGGATGAAGCCTTCGCACGGGCACGTGAGGTGCCTGGCCCTGGTTTGAAACGCCTCGTTCACGGTGCCTTACGCGCGTCCACCTTTGAACGCTGGAACCAGAGGCGGCAACAACTGGGCCTGGAGCCCTGGGACCCTGCCCGCGAGTACCACCTGCGCCCGGTTCCCGACGAATGGATCGACATCGAGGTGGACACCAGCCAGGTAGCGCATCGAACAGTCGCAGGCCTCATGGAGCACAAATCCCAGCGGCACGTCATCGTCGACCCCGGGGTGACTGAGCGCCGGTGGGCCAGAATTGTGTCCCGGGAATCGTCGGTCATGGTGTGGCCGGCCAGGCAGCCCGGCAGTCCACTGCTGACCGACCTGTTTGAAGGACTCTGA
- the moaA gene encoding GTP 3',8-cyclase MoaA, with product MAVQLGIPVLRQDNNSQGSAAEPRLMGLPAGLLDRFGRQATDMRLSLTDKCNLRCTYCMPAEGLQWLSKQAVMTAEEIVRIVGLGVNRLGVRELRLTGGEPLVRADLVDIIRTLRQHHPDLPISMTTNAVGLDKKAGQLKRAGLTRINVSLDSLHAETFAQLTRRPFLDQVLAGVEAADAAGLGPIKLNAVLMRGINDTESPRLLAWALERGYELRFIEQMPLDADHGWTRRDMISASEIRDLLADDFVLYPDPRERSGAPAERFQVQRRESATGQPSGAVLGTVGIIASVTEPFCGDCRRTRITADGKIMSCLFSRQEFDLLGLLRSEADDDQLISRWQEAMWAKPKAHGMDHAGLEADDFVQSDRSMSAIGG from the coding sequence ATGGCGGTTCAGCTGGGCATCCCGGTACTGCGCCAGGACAACAACAGTCAGGGGTCCGCGGCCGAACCGCGCCTGATGGGACTACCTGCGGGGCTCCTGGATCGCTTCGGGAGGCAGGCCACCGACATGCGCCTGTCGCTGACCGACAAATGCAACCTGCGCTGCACCTACTGCATGCCCGCCGAGGGCCTTCAATGGCTGTCGAAGCAGGCTGTGATGACGGCCGAGGAGATCGTGCGGATCGTCGGTCTGGGAGTGAACCGCCTGGGAGTCCGGGAGCTGCGGCTGACCGGCGGCGAACCACTGGTCCGTGCTGACCTGGTGGATATCATCAGGACCCTTCGCCAACACCATCCGGACCTGCCCATCTCCATGACAACCAATGCAGTGGGGTTGGACAAGAAGGCCGGCCAACTCAAACGGGCGGGCCTGACACGCATCAACGTATCGCTTGACTCCCTGCATGCGGAGACCTTCGCGCAGCTGACCCGCCGCCCGTTCCTGGACCAGGTCCTGGCTGGGGTTGAGGCTGCCGATGCTGCTGGTCTTGGACCCATCAAACTCAATGCAGTGCTCATGCGCGGGATCAATGACACCGAATCCCCCAGATTGTTGGCGTGGGCGCTGGAGCGCGGCTACGAATTGCGCTTTATCGAACAGATGCCGCTCGACGCGGACCATGGCTGGACCCGCCGGGACATGATCAGCGCGTCCGAGATCCGGGACCTCCTCGCCGACGACTTTGTGCTGTACCCGGATCCCAGGGAGCGTAGCGGCGCCCCCGCCGAACGGTTCCAGGTCCAGCGGCGCGAATCGGCGACGGGCCAGCCCAGCGGCGCCGTCCTTGGCACCGTAGGCATCATTGCCTCCGTCACCGAACCGTTTTGCGGTGACTGCCGCCGGACGCGCATCACCGCCGACGGAAAGATCATGAGCTGTTTGTTCTCGCGCCAGGAATTCGACCTGTTGGGGCTGCTTCGCTCCGAGGCCGACGACGACCAGCTCATCAGCCGCTGGCAGGAGGCCATGTGGGCCAAGCCCAAGGCCCATGGGATGGACCACGCGGGATTGGAAGCGGACGACTTCGTCCAATCAGACCGCAGCATGAGTGCTATCGGAGGCTAA
- a CDS encoding vWA domain-containing protein translates to MGRRRAAIDPSYPRWVWITAGATVALLIVGGAFILRTLLFAPGPGLGGPSAGPGNVPPAGEPLAQDSPAAVAGASPCISLNIFTSLENAEMVRSMAAEYTAKPRSVDGKCVTPAVTQEKSGVAASKVAAQFPGVPAGERPAIWLPDSSAWLRIAREGAGGSPVPEEGTSLGRSAVVVAMPETMAGALGWDSKPPSWSEVFKMAEDRDAWERLGHADWGKFKFGKASPLVSTAGLMALTASYGAAGGSLGGVDAMDLEASSLKEKVRAVELGTSHYMATPEHFLWHAREADDAGNVSEFLSAVIVDEKSVWDYNRGVVSEDGITKKSAPPPKQPLRAIYPNDGVHVADNPAVILDGDWVGSQQRLAAEDFLRFAVTEQGQNVVKASGYRTVQGKLDAAVAGTGRYAEALQPLPLPKAGALVAMQDSFPEVRKRARALFLLDVSESMVQEAGVTKLQRAKDAVRKALDHFTGDDEVGLAAFSHVGDGPLQPGVVSPVAPFKTNKEDLLAKLNELKAVDATPLFEAVSRFTGEQAKDYKDTFINTIVLLSDGKNDTTHPGDLGGLSEQLGHQNHSTPVLVFTLAYGPDADVPTLLEIAQASGAHYYDATDPNRLEEVLGELVTSF, encoded by the coding sequence ATGGGCCGTCGACGCGCAGCAATTGACCCGAGCTATCCGCGCTGGGTCTGGATCACTGCGGGGGCAACCGTTGCCCTCCTCATTGTTGGCGGCGCATTCATACTGCGAACGCTCCTCTTTGCCCCGGGGCCGGGGCTGGGCGGGCCTTCAGCCGGGCCTGGCAACGTACCTCCGGCCGGCGAGCCTTTGGCGCAGGACAGTCCCGCCGCCGTTGCCGGGGCCTCTCCCTGCATTTCCCTGAACATCTTCACTTCGCTGGAGAATGCGGAGATGGTACGGTCCATGGCGGCCGAGTATACGGCGAAGCCCCGCAGCGTGGACGGCAAATGCGTGACACCGGCCGTGACCCAGGAAAAATCGGGGGTCGCAGCCAGCAAGGTTGCCGCTCAGTTCCCGGGGGTTCCGGCCGGCGAGAGGCCAGCCATCTGGCTGCCCGACTCCTCCGCGTGGTTACGAATCGCAAGGGAAGGTGCCGGCGGAAGCCCTGTCCCTGAGGAGGGAACCAGCCTGGGGCGGAGTGCGGTGGTGGTGGCCATGCCCGAGACGATGGCCGGTGCCCTCGGCTGGGACAGCAAACCGCCGTCGTGGTCTGAGGTGTTCAAGATGGCGGAGGACCGGGACGCCTGGGAGCGTCTCGGCCATGCCGACTGGGGGAAGTTCAAGTTCGGGAAGGCCAGTCCGCTCGTCTCGACGGCGGGCCTGATGGCTCTTACTGCTTCCTACGGTGCCGCCGGAGGCAGCCTTGGGGGTGTGGACGCCATGGACCTGGAAGCATCGTCCCTTAAGGAGAAAGTGCGCGCCGTGGAATTGGGTACCAGCCACTACATGGCCACCCCCGAGCATTTCCTGTGGCACGCCAGGGAGGCTGACGACGCCGGGAACGTCTCGGAATTCCTCTCCGCCGTGATCGTGGATGAAAAGTCTGTCTGGGACTACAACCGGGGAGTGGTCAGCGAGGACGGAATCACGAAGAAGTCCGCTCCCCCACCCAAGCAGCCCCTCCGTGCCATCTATCCCAACGACGGCGTGCATGTGGCTGACAACCCGGCAGTAATACTTGACGGGGACTGGGTGGGGAGCCAGCAGCGCCTGGCAGCCGAGGATTTCCTCAGGTTCGCAGTGACGGAACAGGGCCAAAACGTTGTGAAGGCGTCCGGCTACCGGACAGTCCAGGGGAAGCTGGATGCCGCAGTGGCGGGAACCGGACGGTACGCTGAGGCGCTGCAGCCGCTGCCACTGCCCAAGGCGGGGGCGCTTGTAGCCATGCAGGACAGTTTCCCTGAGGTCCGCAAGCGGGCCAGGGCCCTGTTCCTGCTGGATGTCTCGGAGTCCATGGTGCAGGAAGCCGGCGTGACCAAGCTGCAGCGGGCCAAGGATGCCGTCCGGAAGGCACTGGATCACTTCACGGGTGATGATGAGGTTGGACTGGCTGCTTTCTCCCATGTGGGCGACGGCCCCTTGCAGCCTGGCGTTGTCAGCCCGGTGGCACCATTCAAGACCAACAAGGAAGACCTCCTCGCCAAGCTCAACGAGCTCAAGGCCGTGGACGCCACGCCTCTCTTCGAAGCGGTGAGCCGCTTCACCGGCGAACAGGCCAAGGACTACAAAGACACCTTCATCAACACCATCGTGCTTTTGAGCGACGGCAAGAACGACACAACCCACCCGGGAGACCTGGGCGGGCTCTCCGAACAGTTGGGCCATCAGAACCACTCGACGCCGGTGCTGGTCTTTACGCTCGCTTACGGGCCCGACGCCGACGTCCCCACGCTGCTGGAAATCGCCCAGGCCAGCGGGGCGCACTACTACGACGCCACCGATCCGAACAGGCTCGAAGAGGTGCTCGGCGAGCTGGTGACCAGTTTCTAG
- the fdhD gene encoding formate dehydrogenase accessory sulfurtransferase FdhD, protein MARMTQRRKIHRFHLDGSGTEYPVRFKEDVLAAEEPLEIRIGGRSFAVTMRTPGDDFDLVAGFLVSEGIISSHSELVSMRFCAGDAGGEQTYNVIEAQLAPDVAMPDTMRHVYTSSSCGICGTDSIESVRKTLRFDPAQDPLRIPVDVLAELPERLREAQAVFDKTGGVHAAGLFRVDGAGPELLCLREDVGRHNAVDKVVGWALRQNLLPLSGTVLQVSGRASFELVQKAAMAGIPVLSAVSAPSSLAADLAVETGVTLVGFSRGHSLNVYAGRERLGRPQKLSREEAYAGP, encoded by the coding sequence ATGGCACGCATGACGCAGCGCCGCAAAATCCATCGCTTCCACCTGGACGGTTCCGGCACCGAATACCCGGTACGGTTCAAGGAGGACGTACTTGCCGCCGAGGAGCCCCTGGAGATCCGTATCGGCGGCCGGTCTTTCGCGGTCACCATGAGGACCCCTGGGGACGATTTTGACCTTGTGGCGGGGTTCCTGGTCTCAGAAGGCATCATCAGCTCCCACTCCGAGCTGGTGTCGATGCGCTTTTGCGCCGGAGATGCCGGCGGAGAACAAACTTACAACGTCATCGAGGCCCAGCTGGCGCCTGATGTGGCCATGCCAGACACGATGCGGCATGTCTACACGTCAAGCTCCTGTGGCATCTGCGGGACGGACTCCATCGAATCCGTCCGCAAGACACTTCGCTTCGATCCTGCCCAGGACCCACTGCGGATTCCTGTGGATGTCCTGGCCGAACTCCCGGAGCGGCTTCGCGAGGCCCAGGCAGTGTTCGACAAGACGGGCGGCGTCCACGCTGCCGGCCTGTTCAGGGTGGACGGCGCCGGCCCGGAACTCCTCTGTCTCCGGGAGGATGTTGGACGCCACAACGCAGTGGACAAGGTTGTCGGTTGGGCGCTGCGCCAAAACCTGTTGCCATTGAGCGGCACCGTCCTCCAGGTTTCGGGGCGCGCTTCCTTCGAGCTTGTCCAAAAGGCCGCCATGGCCGGCATCCCCGTCCTGTCTGCCGTCAGCGCGCCCTCAAGCCTGGCCGCCGACCTCGCCGTCGAGACCGGAGTGACCCTGGTTGGATTTAGCCGGGGACACAGCCTGAATGTCTACGCAGGCCGGGAACGGCTGGGCCGCCCGCAAAAGCTCAGCCGGGAGGAGGCCTATGCCGGGCCCTGA